The Campylobacter concisus genome has a window encoding:
- a CDS encoding Panacea domain-containing protein — translation MKAMDVAAHVINRCIETGRPITNLKLQKILYFLDMTFLVQTEERLIDDNFEAWQYGPVVPAVYRNFSMLAASPIIIKQEFQENFPDNYLDRLNNKIDSLADTPAWDLVEKSHKKDTPWYKTFYSGSCNKEISTELMNDFAKEIRSNKK, via the coding sequence ATGAAAGCAATGGATGTGGCAGCACATGTAATTAATAGATGCATTGAAACAGGACGTCCTATAACAAATTTAAAGCTCCAAAAAATACTATATTTCTTGGATATGACTTTTCTTGTTCAGACTGAAGAAAGACTTATAGATGATAATTTTGAAGCTTGGCAATATGGTCCAGTTGTCCCGGCAGTTTATAGAAATTTTTCTATGTTGGCAGCTAGTCCAATAATAATTAAGCAGGAATTCCAAGAAAATTTCCCTGATAACTATTTGGATAGGTTAAATAATAAAATAGATAGTCTTGCTGATACTCCAGCATGGGATTTAGTAGAAAAGAGCCATAAAAAAGATACGCCATGGTATAAAACTTTTTATAGTGGAAGTTGCAACAAGGAAATCTCAACAGAATTAATGAATGATTTTGCTAAAGAAATAAGAAGCAATAAAAAATGA
- a CDS encoding M48 family metallopeptidase has translation MKKILLTLLTASMLITGCTSVTKSGAVGIDRKQFMLVSAEAMEQSSAQAYVKTLTAARSKGELNVDPILTKRVQDIAKRLIAQTGVFRDDALKWKWQVNVINEDTLNAWCMPGGRIVVYSGIIKKLNLTDAQLAAVMGHEIAHALREHGREQASTDQLKNIGIFAVATATGLGDLGASALNLASQYTISLPFSRSHETEADHIGTELMARAGYDPKEAVEVWVKMSKMSGGKVPEILSTHPSNESRIKDLKEVAAKLEPVYQAAKKG, from the coding sequence ATGAAAAAAATTTTACTTACGTTATTAACAGCTAGCATGCTTATCACAGGTTGCACGAGCGTCACAAAATCAGGCGCAGTGGGCATAGACCGAAAACAATTTATGCTAGTATCGGCTGAAGCGATGGAGCAAAGTTCAGCTCAAGCTTATGTCAAGACGCTAACAGCTGCTAGAAGCAAGGGCGAGCTAAATGTCGATCCGATCCTCACAAAAAGGGTTCAAGATATCGCAAAAAGGCTGATCGCGCAAACTGGCGTTTTTAGAGATGATGCCTTAAAATGGAAGTGGCAAGTAAATGTCATCAACGAAGATACGCTAAATGCTTGGTGCATGCCAGGGGGCAGGATCGTCGTTTATAGCGGTATTATTAAAAAGCTAAATTTGACAGATGCACAGCTAGCGGCGGTCATGGGTCACGAGATCGCCCACGCGCTTAGAGAGCACGGCAGAGAGCAAGCTAGCACCGACCAGCTCAAAAACATCGGCATCTTCGCAGTCGCAACCGCCACAGGACTTGGCGATCTTGGCGCAAGCGCTCTAAATTTAGCCAGCCAATACACCATCTCACTGCCATTTTCTCGCTCACACGAGACCGAGGCTGATCACATCGGCACTGAGCTAATGGCAAGAGCTGGATACGATCCAAAAGAGGCGGTCGAAGTTTGGGTTAAGATGAGCAAGATGAGCGGTGGCAAAGTGCCTGAAATTTTAAGCACTCACCCATCAAACGAGAGCAGGATCAAGGATCTAAAAGAGGTCGCAGCAAAGCTTGAGCCAGTATATCAAGCAGCCAAAAAAGGTTAG
- a CDS encoding TonB-dependent siderophore receptor: MKKILLSLVALNLALPQIYASENDKVLEAVDVVESERRDDANYFAKELVKSTTRLNLTSRQTPQSLTVLTEARLKDQGIKDYQVLLRNIPGVTLNKWDERVYPTARGFKIDYYLLDSMPSFGGFSLGANDMSLLPYERVEVVKGANGLLTGAGNPAASLNFIRKRADSKELKGNFGVSAGSYDRYSVNGDVQTPVNESGSVRARLSFMHEKSHSYMDYYNRKNSAIYGIVDSDIGDNSWLSLGAFYQELRRRGVRWGGMPAFYTDGSRTNFSKNEIFSQPWTRWDIKTLDFYADFKHYFENEASLNLSYSFRRANTDSNLLYYGGAVNLDGTGNIGGLSAYANKREENIHNVDAYANIPYEIANLSHEFVFGAMYNNYKKSSDKVSSYWLQRTTPAGLAYTARNRIDFKNLHLDDPKFPYEDQNNKDKTIQKAFYAANKLSITDELKFLLGARVSYYKYEIEGGKDNRNFTNEITPYLGITYDIGANHTLYASYTSIFKPQSVKDANDKYLDPIQGKDYEVGIKGEYLDGALQASLGIFKIVQDKLGIDTGKINPATNAKIYESGKGVTSRGVELDLNGEITKNLSLSFGATHFNAKDANGEKYTTDSSRSTANLFAKYEFRDFRVGAGAMYKSKIYTGKGAGEITQKGYTLANLMFGYKFGKNFDVQLNIDNLFNKKYYEGIGKNMMVYGDPRTFNLSFNYKF; encoded by the coding sequence ATGAAAAAAATTTTACTTAGCTTAGTTGCTTTAAATTTGGCATTGCCTCAAATTTATGCTAGTGAAAATGACAAGGTTTTAGAAGCGGTCGATGTCGTGGAGAGCGAGCGAAGAGACGATGCAAACTACTTCGCAAAAGAGCTTGTAAAGAGCACAACAAGGCTAAATTTAACCTCTCGTCAAACGCCACAGTCGCTAACTGTGCTAACAGAAGCAAGGCTAAAAGATCAAGGCATCAAGGACTATCAAGTGCTTCTTAGAAATATCCCAGGCGTCACGCTAAACAAATGGGACGAGCGCGTATATCCGACGGCTCGTGGCTTTAAGATAGATTATTACTTGCTTGATTCGATGCCTAGCTTTGGCGGCTTTAGTCTTGGCGCAAATGATATGAGCTTGCTGCCTTATGAAAGAGTCGAGGTGGTAAAAGGAGCAAATGGCCTACTTACAGGCGCTGGCAACCCAGCTGCAAGCTTAAATTTCATAAGAAAAAGGGCAGACTCAAAGGAGCTAAAAGGAAATTTTGGTGTAAGTGCTGGCTCATACGATAGATACAGCGTAAATGGCGACGTGCAAACACCAGTAAATGAGAGCGGAAGCGTTAGAGCAAGGCTTTCTTTTATGCATGAGAAGTCGCACTCTTATATGGATTATTACAACCGCAAAAATAGCGCGATTTACGGCATAGTTGATAGCGACATAGGCGATAACTCATGGCTTAGCCTTGGTGCGTTTTATCAAGAGCTAAGACGACGTGGCGTTAGATGGGGCGGTATGCCAGCATTTTACACAGATGGCTCTAGGACAAATTTTAGTAAAAATGAAATTTTCTCTCAGCCTTGGACTAGGTGGGATATAAAAACGCTTGATTTCTACGCTGATTTTAAGCACTACTTTGAAAATGAAGCGAGCTTAAATTTAAGCTACTCATTTAGACGGGCAAACACTGACTCAAATTTACTCTACTACGGCGGAGCGGTAAATTTAGATGGCACCGGCAACATAGGTGGTCTTAGCGCTTATGCAAATAAAAGAGAGGAGAATATCCACAACGTCGATGCTTATGCAAATATCCCTTACGAGATAGCAAATTTATCTCATGAGTTTGTCTTTGGCGCGATGTATAACAACTATAAAAAAAGTAGCGATAAGGTAAGTAGCTACTGGTTGCAAAGGACTACGCCAGCAGGGCTTGCTTATACGGCTAGAAACAGGATAGACTTTAAAAACTTACACCTTGATGATCCAAAGTTTCCTTACGAAGATCAAAATAACAAAGACAAAACGATACAAAAGGCATTTTATGCGGCAAATAAACTATCAATCACCGATGAGCTTAAATTTTTGCTAGGTGCTAGGGTGAGCTACTACAAATACGAGATCGAAGGCGGCAAAGACAATAGAAATTTCACAAATGAGATCACGCCATATCTTGGCATCACTTACGACATCGGAGCAAACCACACTCTATATGCTAGCTACACGAGCATATTTAAACCTCAAAGCGTAAAGGACGCAAACGACAAGTATCTTGATCCGATCCAAGGCAAGGACTATGAGGTGGGCATCAAAGGCGAGTATCTTGACGGGGCGCTTCAAGCAAGTCTTGGCATCTTTAAGATCGTGCAAGACAAGCTTGGCATAGATACTGGCAAGATAAATCCAGCGACAAATGCCAAAATATATGAATCTGGCAAAGGCGTGACAAGTAGGGGCGTCGAGCTAGATCTAAACGGCGAGATCACTAAAAACTTAAGCCTAAGCTTTGGTGCAACGCACTTTAACGCAAAAGATGCTAATGGTGAAAAATACACCACCGACTCATCAAGAAGCACGGCAAATTTATTTGCAAAGTATGAATTTAGGGACTTTAGAGTAGGGGCTGGAGCTATGTATAAGAGCAAAATTTACACTGGCAAAGGCGCAGGTGAGATCACACAAAAGGGCTATACTTTGGCAAATTTGATGTTTGGATATAAATTTGGTAAAAACTTTGACGTGCAGCTAAATATCGACAATCTCTTTAATAAAAAATACTACGAAGGTATCGGCAAAAATATGATGGTTTATGGCGATCCACGCACATTTAATCTCAGCTTTAACTATAAGTTTTAG
- a CDS encoding Na+/H+ antiporter, which produces MIEHLLLFFALLAIIIALVMVSNRLKVAYPVLLVLGGLAISFVPNLPSIKIDPELIFIIFLPPLLYEAAWENSLKELFKWRRMIGSFAFIMVFISAAAIAVIANLVIPGFSLALGFMLGAIVSPPDAVSTAAILKFVKAPRRISAILEGESLLNDASSLIIFRFAAVAVTTGQFIWYEAAASFVWMVVGGILAGLVVALAAYFLHKILPTDENSDTIMTITTPYIMYILAEELGASGVLAVVCGGLYLSTKKNEIFTASTRIHAVPVWNNFIFLLNGLAFTMIGLDLPEILSGLKRSGVSLFEAVSYGVLVTAVLIVIRLMSSYGAVYITMFMKRYISVADDRNPGKAAPLIVGWAGMRGVVSLATALSIPAMAGSEPFPHRDLILFITFVVILLTLVVQGLTLPLLIKSVKFPDFNDHMPNELARIKIKKALAEASLKFQSEKFCNEENFLFQKLKEVWNFELSNENFEISDEVRQTYFEILNEQRKALRELNKDPKIDEEIIRIFLYHIDLEERRWQEHSEY; this is translated from the coding sequence ATGATCGAACATTTGCTGCTATTTTTCGCACTGCTAGCCATCATCATCGCTTTGGTGATGGTCTCAAACCGCCTAAAAGTCGCCTATCCGGTGCTATTAGTCCTTGGCGGGCTTGCCATTAGCTTTGTGCCAAATTTACCAAGTATCAAGATCGATCCCGAGCTTATTTTCATCATATTTTTACCGCCACTTCTTTACGAGGCTGCGTGGGAAAACTCGCTAAAAGAGCTCTTTAAATGGCGCCGTATGATTGGCAGCTTCGCCTTTATCATGGTTTTCATAAGCGCAGCAGCGATTGCAGTGATAGCAAATTTAGTGATCCCTGGCTTCTCGCTCGCCCTTGGCTTCATGCTAGGAGCCATCGTCTCGCCACCAGATGCGGTGAGCACGGCAGCTATCCTTAAATTTGTCAAAGCCCCACGCAGGATCAGCGCCATTTTGGAGGGCGAGAGCCTTTTAAATGACGCCTCCTCGCTCATCATCTTTCGCTTTGCCGCAGTTGCGGTCACAACTGGGCAGTTTATCTGGTATGAGGCAGCTGCTAGCTTTGTTTGGATGGTGGTTGGCGGCATTTTGGCGGGTCTTGTAGTGGCACTTGCGGCTTATTTTTTACATAAAATTTTGCCAACTGATGAAAACAGCGATACGATAATGACGATCACGACGCCTTATATCATGTATATTTTGGCTGAGGAGCTAGGTGCTAGCGGCGTTTTGGCGGTGGTTTGTGGCGGACTTTATCTCTCGACTAAGAAAAATGAAATTTTCACCGCTTCAACAAGGATCCACGCAGTGCCCGTTTGGAACAACTTTATTTTCTTGCTAAACGGCCTTGCCTTTACCATGATCGGCCTTGATCTGCCTGAAATTTTGTCAGGGCTAAAGCGTAGCGGCGTCTCGCTCTTTGAGGCGGTCTCTTACGGCGTTTTGGTCACTGCCGTGCTCATCGTTATCCGCCTCATGTCATCTTATGGAGCCGTTTATATCACGATGTTTATGAAGCGCTATATCAGCGTGGCGGACGATCGCAACCCTGGCAAAGCCGCACCATTGATCGTCGGTTGGGCGGGCATGAGGGGCGTAGTCTCGCTAGCTACGGCACTCTCTATCCCCGCCATGGCTGGTAGCGAGCCGTTTCCGCATAGAGATCTCATCTTGTTTATCACCTTTGTCGTTATCTTGCTAACGCTCGTAGTTCAGGGACTAACTCTGCCGCTACTTATAAAAAGTGTCAAATTTCCAGACTTTAACGACCACATGCCAAATGAGCTTGCAAGGATCAAGATAAAAAAGGCACTTGCCGAGGCTTCGCTTAAATTTCAAAGCGAGAAATTTTGCAATGAGGAGAATTTCTTGTTCCAAAAACTCAAAGAAGTTTGGAATTTCGAGCTTTCAAATGAAAATTTCGAGATCAGCGACGAGGTCAGGCAGACCTATTTTGAGATCCTAAATGAGCAGCGAAAGGCGCTTCGTGAGCTAAACAAAGACCCAAAAATCGACGAAGAGATCATCAGGATCTTTTTGTATCACATCGACCTTGAGGAGCGAAGGTGGCAGGAGCATAGCGAGTACTAA
- a CDS encoding coiled-coil domain-containing protein → MNSNDPYGWGEKSDFSIDRDGDNKLYEILNNLCCIEDAPNNNFVSKLREIYKDDFRHSYSSINASLISISNGDINKITIIANKLLEIYKEVKKNLKADDKNEEEFLRHLFKLYDHINLEAVQLQFMASTSEQIRKTESNIQNTEDKINEQSKEVNKTKDSIQTTKKEIEQVKNAIEKTQANYVAILGIFASIIIAFVANMSFSASVLQNIDKPNTLKLVAIICFLGIFIVNILNLLFNFIKEIHFGKRESNGCCSKLWLFNIIIIFIATMCLIKSLEYDKKYSPQKDNNSTINFNITAPRF, encoded by the coding sequence ATGAATTCAAATGACCCATATGGCTGGGGAGAGAAATCAGACTTCAGTATTGATAGAGATGGTGATAATAAATTATACGAAATCTTAAATAATTTATGTTGTATAGAGGATGCACCAAACAACAATTTTGTGAGTAAATTAAGAGAAATATATAAGGATGATTTTAGACATAGTTACTCATCCATTAATGCTTCTTTAATAAGTATATCGAATGGCGATATAAACAAGATAACTATAATTGCGAATAAGCTATTGGAGATTTATAAAGAGGTAAAAAAGAATTTAAAAGCAGATGATAAAAATGAAGAAGAATTCTTAAGACATTTATTCAAATTATATGATCATATAAATTTAGAGGCAGTTCAACTTCAATTTATGGCAAGCACAAGCGAGCAAATTAGAAAAACAGAAAGTAATATTCAAAATACTGAGGATAAAATAAACGAACAGTCCAAGGAAGTAAACAAAACAAAAGATAGTATTCAAACAACAAAAAAGGAAATAGAACAAGTAAAAAATGCTATAGAGAAGACACAGGCAAATTATGTTGCTATTTTAGGCATATTTGCTTCTATTATAATAGCTTTTGTTGCAAATATGTCTTTCTCTGCTTCTGTTTTGCAAAATATAGACAAGCCTAATACTCTCAAACTTGTAGCAATTATATGTTTCTTAGGTATTTTTATAGTCAATATATTAAATTTGCTTTTTAACTTTATTAAAGAAATACATTTTGGTAAAAGAGAAAGTAATGGATGTTGCTCAAAACTTTGGCTTTTTAATATAATTATAATTTTTATTGCTACAATGTGCCTTATTAAGTCTTTAGAGTACGATAAAAAATATTCACCACAAAAAGATAATAACTCTACTATTAATTTCAATATCACCGCTCCCCGCTTTTAA
- a CDS encoding GNAT family N-acetyltransferase, which yields MIERANLSDLEAITQIYNDYILERSATADMQPVSTKEREPWFNAHGDSRPIFIYKENDEILGYCSLSDFNPKIAYDISVEISIYVAKKALKKGIGKQLLAHSLNEARGLNLKNVIALIFSKNEASLGLFLKFGFEKWGELPGVCLMDGEYKDVVILGLKL from the coding sequence TTGATCGAGCGAGCAAATTTAAGCGACCTTGAAGCGATCACGCAAATTTATAATGACTACATACTAGAAAGAAGTGCGACTGCTGATATGCAGCCAGTTAGCACAAAGGAGCGAGAGCCTTGGTTTAACGCCCACGGCGACTCGCGCCCTATCTTTATCTACAAAGAAAATGATGAAATTTTAGGCTACTGCTCGCTAAGTGACTTCAATCCCAAGATCGCTTACGATATAAGCGTAGAGATAAGCATCTATGTCGCTAAAAAGGCTCTTAAAAAGGGCATCGGCAAGCAGCTTTTAGCCCACAGCCTAAATGAAGCTAGAGGGCTAAATTTAAAAAACGTCATCGCGCTAATCTTTAGCAAAAACGAAGCAAGCCTTGGGCTGTTTTTGAAATTTGGCTTTGAAAAATGGGGCGAACTGCCTGGCGTTTGCCTGATGGATGGCGAGTATAAAGATGTCGTTATCTTGGGATTAAAGCTCTAA
- a CDS encoding DUF411 domain-containing protein, whose amino-acid sequence MKKFAFLALSLCATLALGADMKVYKSPTCGCCGNWASAMQKAGFSEETIKVDDLVKVKKEFHVPLELSSCHTAIVDGYVIEGHVPADEVKRLLELKPKDAVGIAVPGMPMESQGMEQGGKAEQYDVILFKKDGSQEVFATYIGTKKLK is encoded by the coding sequence ATGAAGAAATTTGCATTTTTAGCTCTTAGCCTTTGTGCGACCTTAGCACTTGGGGCCGATATGAAGGTCTATAAAAGCCCAACTTGCGGTTGTTGTGGCAACTGGGCGAGTGCTATGCAAAAGGCTGGCTTTAGCGAAGAGACCATCAAAGTAGATGACTTGGTCAAGGTTAAAAAAGAATTTCACGTGCCACTAGAGCTTTCAAGCTGCCACACAGCGATCGTTGATGGCTACGTCATCGAGGGTCACGTGCCAGCTGATGAGGTCAAGCGCCTGCTGGAGCTTAAACCAAAAGATGCCGTTGGTATCGCAGTGCCTGGCATGCCTATGGAGAGTCAGGGCATGGAGCAAGGCGGCAAAGCCGAGCAATACGACGTCATACTCTTTAAAAAAGATGGCTCGCAAGAGGTCTTTGCCACCTACATAGGCACCAAAAAGCTAAAATAA
- a CDS encoding hemolysin family protein, which yields MYPSSDNSLLMVILAIIFILLNAFFVLSEFSLVKVRKSRLEELIKEKKPNAQLAFEMSNKLDTYLSATQLGITLSSLALGWIGEPAVARLIEAPLKNVFNLSDILVHTVGFAIAFTLITLLHVVMGELVPKSVAIAKSESAVLKIARPLHFFWILFSPIIKLFDILATFGLKILGIQPAKENELAHSEEEIKIIVGESLKGGVLDSFETELIKNAVDFSDTVAKEVMTPRRDMICINKQKSFEENLQVVFESKYTRYPYIDGSKDIILGMIHIRDILQLHFSEDKEKSFDAIVRKFVIVPESLSISKVLVMMNKEQISAALVVDEYGGTAGLLTMEDIMEEVLGDFNDEHDEVDQHYKKINENIYEFQGRYDLESVEELLGISFDEETDQVTIGGYVFNLIGRLPVVGDKIEDENCYYEVRKMDGASISRVKVRKKIKEEEEPAQA from the coding sequence TTGTACCCCAGTAGCGATAACTCGCTTTTAATGGTAATACTTGCCATTATATTCATTTTACTAAACGCATTTTTTGTTTTGTCGGAATTTTCCCTTGTTAAGGTTCGCAAGTCTAGACTTGAAGAGCTTATCAAAGAGAAAAAGCCAAACGCCCAGCTTGCCTTTGAGATGTCAAACAAGCTTGATACCTATCTTAGCGCCACTCAGCTTGGCATCACGCTAAGCTCGCTCGCCCTTGGTTGGATCGGTGAGCCAGCAGTCGCAAGGCTCATAGAAGCCCCACTTAAAAATGTTTTTAATCTTAGCGATATCTTAGTTCATACAGTCGGCTTTGCGATCGCATTTACGCTTATCACGCTACTTCACGTAGTTATGGGCGAGCTTGTGCCAAAGTCAGTCGCCATAGCAAAATCAGAATCAGCAGTGCTTAAAATCGCCCGTCCGCTTCACTTTTTCTGGATACTATTTTCGCCTATTATAAAGCTTTTTGACATCCTAGCTACATTTGGACTTAAAATTTTAGGTATCCAGCCAGCAAAAGAGAATGAGCTAGCGCACTCTGAAGAGGAGATCAAGATCATCGTTGGCGAGAGCTTAAAAGGCGGCGTGCTTGATAGCTTTGAGACTGAGCTTATCAAAAATGCAGTTGATTTTAGTGACACGGTCGCAAAAGAGGTTATGACGCCAAGACGTGACATGATCTGTATAAACAAACAAAAGAGCTTTGAAGAGAATTTACAAGTCGTTTTTGAGTCAAAATATACTCGCTATCCTTATATAGACGGCTCAAAAGATATCATTTTGGGCATGATACACATTAGAGATATCTTGCAGCTGCACTTTAGCGAGGATAAAGAGAAGAGTTTTGACGCGATCGTGCGTAAATTTGTCATCGTGCCTGAGAGCCTTTCTATATCAAAGGTGCTTGTGATGATGAACAAGGAGCAAATTTCAGCTGCGCTTGTAGTTGATGAGTATGGCGGCACGGCTGGACTTCTTACGATGGAGGATATCATGGAGGAGGTACTTGGCGACTTTAACGACGAGCACGACGAGGTAGATCAACACTATAAAAAGATAAATGAAAACATCTATGAATTCCAAGGCAGATACGATCTAGAGAGTGTTGAGGAGCTTCTTGGCATAAGCTTTGATGAAGAGACTGATCAAGTCACTATCGGCGGATATGTCTTTAACCTTATCGGTCGTTTGCCAGTAGTTGGGGACAAGATCGAGGATGAAAACTGCTACTACGAGGTGAGAAAGATGGATGGAGCTAGCATCTCACGTGTAAAAGTTAGAAAAAAGATAAAAGAAGAAGAGGAGCCTGCTCAGGCTTAG
- a CDS encoding sodium-dependent transporter — MSKKNFSSRWAFILASVGSAVGMANVWGFPYKLGTNGGGAFLLIYIFFVALFSYVGLSAEYAIGRRAKTGTLGSYKYAWESRNLGVIGSIIGWLPLAGSLCIAIGYAVIIAYVLKALTQALTGSFMSVDTNVWFDSFALHEYSVLPYHFIVIVGTLLTLFFGAKSIEKTNKIMMPLFFVLFAILAINVAMLPNAFEGYKFLFIPDFSKLEDPMVWVTAMGQAFFSLSITGSGMIVYGAYLSKNEDVVASAKTTAFFDTLAALVAALVMIPAVFAYAMDPAGGPKLLFVTLPKILQNMIGGQIFAIILFTAVIFGGITSLQNMFEVVAESLMHKFPRLSRFWTLALLCVVCFGFGAFMEPISSWGPWMDFVSIYIIPIGAVIGAISWFWVIKKEEILDEINSGASKPYGSLWYFVGKFIYVPLTLLLCVIAISKGISF, encoded by the coding sequence ATGAGCAAAAAGAATTTTTCATCACGCTGGGCGTTTATACTAGCCTCAGTTGGTTCAGCCGTTGGTATGGCAAATGTTTGGGGCTTTCCTTACAAGCTTGGCACAAATGGTGGTGGAGCGTTTTTACTCATCTACATCTTTTTTGTGGCACTTTTTTCATACGTTGGCCTAAGCGCTGAGTATGCGATCGGCAGGCGCGCAAAGACTGGCACACTTGGCTCATATAAATACGCATGGGAGAGTAGAAATTTAGGCGTCATAGGTAGTATCATCGGCTGGCTTCCACTTGCTGGCTCACTTTGCATAGCCATTGGCTACGCAGTCATCATCGCCTACGTGCTAAAAGCTCTCACGCAGGCACTTACTGGCTCGTTTATGAGCGTTGATACAAATGTCTGGTTTGACTCCTTTGCGCTTCATGAGTACTCAGTCTTGCCCTATCACTTCATAGTGATCGTTGGCACGCTTCTTACGCTATTTTTTGGAGCAAAAAGCATCGAAAAGACTAATAAAATCATGATGCCACTATTTTTCGTGTTATTTGCCATTTTGGCTATAAATGTTGCGATGCTGCCAAACGCATTTGAGGGGTATAAATTTCTATTTATCCCTGACTTTAGCAAGCTTGAAGATCCGATGGTATGGGTCACTGCGATGGGTCAAGCCTTTTTCTCGCTCTCTATCACGGGATCAGGCATGATAGTTTATGGAGCATATCTTTCAAAGAACGAAGACGTCGTTGCAAGTGCGAAAACTACGGCATTTTTTGACACCCTTGCAGCTCTTGTGGCGGCCCTTGTTATGATCCCAGCGGTCTTTGCCTACGCTATGGACCCAGCTGGCGGGCCAAAGCTACTTTTCGTAACGCTTCCTAAAATTTTACAAAACATGATCGGCGGTCAAATTTTTGCGATCATACTATTTACAGCAGTCATTTTTGGCGGTATCACCTCGCTTCAAAATATGTTTGAGGTGGTCGCTGAGTCACTCATGCATAAATTCCCACGCCTTAGCAGGTTTTGGACGCTTGCGCTACTTTGCGTGGTTTGCTTTGGCTTTGGAGCGTTTATGGAGCCTATTAGCAGCTGGGGACCTTGGATGGACTTTGTCTCTATCTACATCATACCAATAGGCGCGGTCATCGGCGCAATATCTTGGTTTTGGGTCATTAAAAAAGAAGAAATTTTAGATGAGATAAACTCTGGAGCTAGCAAACCTTATGGCTCGCTCTGGTATTTTGTGGGTAAATTTATCTACGTTCCGCTCACGCTTTTACTCTGTGTGATCGCCATTAGCAAGGGAATTTCTTTCTAA
- a CDS encoding putative transporter — translation MFSSFFKDKKWALWAYGGAIFIILLLVYQTHLNVRINEWYKNFYDIVQNSKDHNVDEFWREILNFIKIAMPYVVTYTVISFFASHWVFRWREAMTFKYLKFWRNCQNDIEGSSQRIQEDVYRFAKIMESLGVQVLKAFMTLIAFIPVLWELSKSVSLPFIKDIEGSLVYIALLISIGGLIVSWFVGIKLPHLEYNNQKAEAAFRKELVYGEDDKLKFCQPNVMLELFTGVKLNYYKLFLHYGYFNLWLISFSQILVIVPYIIMGNGLFSGVITLGVLIQASNAFSQVRESFSVFIDNWTTITELRSVNKRLREFERNIDYKA, via the coding sequence ATGTTTTCATCATTTTTCAAAGACAAAAAATGGGCACTTTGGGCTTACGGCGGAGCGATATTTATCATCTTGCTGCTTGTCTATCAAACGCACCTAAACGTCCGCATCAACGAGTGGTATAAAAATTTCTACGACATCGTGCAAAACTCAAAGGATCACAATGTAGATGAGTTTTGGCGCGAGATATTAAATTTCATAAAGATCGCCATGCCATACGTAGTGACCTACACGGTGATATCGTTCTTTGCGAGCCACTGGGTCTTTCGCTGGAGGGAGGCGATGACCTTTAAGTACCTCAAATTTTGGAGAAACTGCCAAAACGACATCGAGGGCAGCTCGCAGCGTATCCAAGAGGACGTTTATCGCTTTGCTAAGATCATGGAGAGCCTTGGCGTGCAGGTTTTAAAGGCATTTATGACACTGATTGCCTTTATACCAGTGCTTTGGGAGCTAAGCAAAAGCGTGAGCCTGCCTTTCATCAAGGACATCGAGGGCTCGCTAGTTTATATCGCTCTACTAATTAGCATCGGAGGCCTCATCGTATCGTGGTTTGTGGGCATAAAGCTGCCACACCTTGAGTATAACAACCAAAAAGCGGAGGCGGCGTTTAGAAAAGAGCTGGTTTATGGTGAGGATGATAAGCTCAAATTTTGCCAGCCAAACGTTATGCTAGAGCTTTTTACAGGGGTGAAGCTAAACTACTACAAGCTATTTTTGCACTACGGCTACTTTAATCTTTGGCTCATCTCGTTTTCGCAAATTCTTGTCATTGTGCCTTACATCATCATGGGCAATGGCCTATTTAGCGGCGTCATCACGCTTGGCGTTTTGATCCAAGCTAGCAATGCCTTCTCACAGGTCAGAGAGAGTTTTAGCGTCTTTATCGATAACTGGACAACGATAACTGAGCTAAGATCGGTCAATAAGCGTTTGAGAGAATTTGAGAGAAATATAGACTATAAAGCGTAA